Within Polyodon spathula isolate WHYD16114869_AA unplaced genomic scaffold, ASM1765450v1 scaffolds_2423, whole genome shotgun sequence, the genomic segment GAAGATCGTTTGAACTGGCATGACTGCAGCCCTAGTCTATTAGGATTccatggtttaaaatgaaaatacatgccgTAAACCCTAATTAGCCATTTAATGGGAGCCAGTGCTTTTTTATCGACTTTTTTACTCCTATACAAACCAATTACAGGTACATTTACTGTGTTGCTAAACTGTTGAAGCccattaaaatgtaaacatttatccATTTCCAAAAGCCTCAATTAGCCCTTTAATGGAACAAATTACTCCAGACACGCTGCACAGGGTCCCCAAAACCAAGATGGAAAAGTCAAGGATCTTGTCCTTGCAATTCAGTTTCCTCCACTTCAGTTTCAGGTGAAAAATAGAAGGAAGAAGGAAGGTCATAGCTGCACCTGTCATGCTGCCTGTTAATCCCATCAACAGCGAGAAGTGTGGTATGTACATAGCCATGAGGAAAGTTAACAACAGAATACAGCCTCTCAGAAACACAGCCCCGTATTGCGCTGTAGCATGTGTTGAGTATCGTTGGAAAATACAGCCTTGTAAGATTTCAGCGGCTGCATAAAAGGGCAAAGGATAGGACAAAAAGGCTTTTGCAAGCAAACACAGGTTAACCATTGTTCGAAGGGTAGAAGGCAAGTTGTCAGTAATTACTTCTTTTGTTTCTTCGCCCCAAGTCAGGAAGGCAAGCACAGCAAAGGCAGTCTTAAAGACGCAGGCGAAAAAGTGTGTCCAGGTCATCATGTTCACAAAACTGCCCCGCTTTTCCATATTACCCTCCAGGGTGGGAAGAAAAATTTGGGAGGTGTAGCTAAATATGATGACCCCGACAGATACAAGAAACTTTTCAAAATCTATTGAGAACTTTATTCTCCTCCAGGACCATCTGTGTATCTGGGTCAAGCAATACGCAGTCACTATGAAAGTGATAATGAACTGTGCTAAGGAGCAAAGGAGGCTGAGCTTGGAGACAATCCGAAGATTGCGGATCAACATACAGGGCATCAGTGTGACAAATGCTATCACTGACCATGTTGTCTGG encodes:
- the LOC121310760 gene encoding vesicular inhibitory amino acid transporter-like translates to MPSGFQKRTNEFQIRDKSEEVDEESLNFARRDELDRTHREDKEEPDGLSAPNSAQCLDDLAINPPVPALESAATQITTWEAGWNVTNAIQGIFVLGLPYALLHSGYLGLLLIILAAVICCYTGKILVACLYEENEEGLPIRVRNTYEDIANACCKQLIPRLGGKIVNVAQVVELIMTCILYLVVSGNLMYHSFPYVPLSQTTWSVIAFVTLMPCMLIRNLRIVSKLSLLCSLAQFIITFIVTAYCLTQIHRWSWRRIKFSIDFEKFLVSVGVIIFSYTSQIFLPTLEGNMEKRGSFVNMMTWTHFFACVFKTAFAVLAFLTWGEETKEVITDNLPSTLRTMVNLCLLAKAFLSYPLPFYAAAEILQGCIFQRYSTHATAQYGAVFLRGCILLLTFLMAMYIPHFSLLMGLTGSMTGAAMTFLLPSIFHLKLKWRKLNCKDKILDFSILVLGTLCSVSGVICSIKGLIEAYKHE